CCGTATTGTAGTGATGAACAATCTTCTGCCTCGGATCATCCCCATGCACCTCAAATACGACCTGAAGGGCTCCACCTATAAGAGACGAGCTTCCCCTAAGGAAAGAGAAAAGGCTGTTCCCATTCACAAAGACCTGGACTTTATCCAGGACTTGCCTGACGGTCTGCTGCTCGAAGCGGACAACTACAATGCCCTGTGCAAGACCATTCAGAGGGACTGCTTGGTGAGTCACAGAGAtgcttgtttttcatttttattcaaaCCTCTCAGCCCACATGGGATTACAGGACACATTTGTGTGCATTGTTTTTAGGTcatcataaaaaaatgaaatgatttgttAGAAggtattattttgttttatttttgtttttttaccaatgaCATAGTGGATATCGTTTCTGTTGGGTACCAACAAATGTTATTAAAGCCCATACATTTCTGAAATATTCTGCTGAAAGTTTGACTAAGCACCAAGTGCAATAGGCTTTATGGAAACATGTGTTGAGCTCCACCACTGCTGGCATCACCAACAGTCTAGTGTTGCAGAGATGACTCAAGCTTGCATGACACTGCAAACTAATTGTTTACTATGAGGGACGATACATTTTCAAGTGATGGAAGAGAGGGGTGGGATTTATCATATCACACAGGATATTATGTTATGTATAACGTTGGTTTATCAGAACCTGGTAAAGCCAAACAACTTGTATAACAGAGGCTACGTTTAATGTATTGATTAGGGGTTGGCGATATATATCGTCTATGataatatcgtcattgttgtgttaaagatgaactgaactgaaataatCAGCGTTGATAATGTGTTGgttatgacaaataaaaatgaattacactaaaaaattatatttattaatatagcTTTTTTTAAGCAACACAAAAATTACGGCATGGTAGGACCTGCGAAGGTATATAGGCTACAGTGCAGCATATTAAATACACATGAAAATGAGTAATTTTAATGGCATGGGTTACGCATTTGAGCCTGTGAGGGACAGGCCTGTAGTCTGACTACCACCACATGGAGGATGATCAGTTTCAGGCTCCACCTACAGTACAGGATTGTGTCGGGGGAAGtgactcgtgtgtgtgtgtgtgtgtgggcgctgCCCGGCGCTGCCTGAGCATGGACACTGCAACTGAATCCATCTGTGATTGGACGAATTCATCCAATGGGATCGCTTGTTAAGTTACCTGCACGCAAAAtgttaaaaccaaaataaataaagtttgaaaaaagaaaaaaaagcttgcTGCACGTAGGAGAGTCACCCCAGGTTAACCCTAGATGCCCGGAGGATTCACGAGTTTTGCCGTTTACTTTAGGCTAGTGTAGAGTTGGCAGATTTTTTCCTTGTGGTCGTTGATGGATATTGCACAAATGGATACTGCACAGATACCTCTTACTATGGAACTAGCAGCTTTTTATGTGAGTTGAACTCCCTCTGCATCAACTATGTGCCCTGAGGCGGTGAACATCAGCTAGCATCAGGGTGAGTAGAAAGGGACATTGGAGTCTGTTTACAGacctgctgtggtttagttagcAGCTAGTAACGCATTATTATTGATCTGTGATATCGTCAGAGTCAGGATTTattcatacagtctatggttggagTGCTAGCTTGTGGAGTTTGACATAAGTGTTTCCAACGTGTTTAGCTGCTAGCTCTTTCCCTAGGTTGGATCGTGTGGTATCTAGCTTGGTTTTGTGACTCAATTTCAATGAATGGCCAGTGTGTCAGTCTCAGTTTTGTTGAATGCTATAAAACCTACACGTTAGGCTTTATTTGTGCGTGTAAGTGAATATGTacgtgttttgtgtatgtgacaacaaCGTTACATCCAGCCCTTTGCCTAGTAGACTTGTTAGCATGCTGGATAACAACTAAACAtacctctctgtcctctgcctGATGTGAGCGTTTCAGCGCCCTGTCTCTGCGCTCTGCGCCAGATAGCATCGGTGGTGTTAGTACTTGCCGTTGGTCTATCGGTCTGCCCTGTACTGTAGCCTGAAAAGTCGATCATTGAGGGTATGGCCTCAGGTTTCAGTCTGTTGGACTTAACCCTCACCAGTGACCCTGTTGTATCAAAAGTACAGCTCTCTAAATAGTCTGTCGCTAAAAAATGCTCGCTACAGACTCGAAATCCAGGGGCTGTTGGAGGGCTAGCCAGTTTTAAGGCAGCTAGCCATGAGTTTAGGACTTGTTTCCTTGTCAAAGGTAGCCTGTGGAAATGTATCGTAACCCCAGCTGCCTTAGCCCTATACAATTAATTACTGCAGCCAGGGGCAATACAGTatgaactagggctgcacgattatggccaaaatgataatcacgattattttgatcaatattgagatcatgattaattatcacgattatttgttgattttagtcaaaacaaattttattgtctcataattatataattataactgcttttacatccatattgtgctacattcctactaatacatccatattgtgctacattcctcctttattgaaggatactgtgaagtagggctgggcgatatggctgaaaactgtatcacgatataagtttttcatatcggtcgatatcgataattattgatattttttatgacctatttaaaataaggaccaggagaaaaatatattaaatttaaacatttttattttaaacttaaccttcctctgattataatcccctcagttataaaagcagaaatgtcaacacaaccatggaaatcactcaaataattaaaatgtaaacataagtctaaaatcacagtgaagaaagaataagtaagaactgcttaataaggtgtaataaaatggtgcaaagtgttaaatataaacatagagaaacctgagaagaactattttctgcaggtttagtgctaggttggtaacctggcttctggacagtgctcagcacgtctgcctccattatttctttgtagcgtttagtaaggagctgatgcagagtacctctccatggcggtctgctgcttgtgcggtgtagcagctgcagatgttgttggacgttgctggcgaatacggctgtgctccaaagtgtgagcgcggctaaggtggtaaaacaagtttgcggtagtgttggtggggacgacggtcagacttataaaatccccaaaactgccatactgacttttcctgttttatcaacaatttcctcgctcgctgcggcactcactttccacttatcgctccacgccgccagttctgttattgtagaatccaacacgagacagcgatgtggcgcaaccaaacatgatactgttacatgattggctgttagagtgtcactccctacgttgctaggttaccagagagtgagtgcctttgttcatgcaaccaaacttgcttcgcaacttctggtttcttccgaagaagaaaaccaacttatcgaacgttttatcgaacgcattttctattgatattgattacgtgtctatcgcgatacatatcgttatcgttttatcgcccagccctactgtgaaggagtatgccatttcagctgttgtgcgaccgctttccacacgtgcaggtttgccgtgaaagatacaggcaacgcaattttctgttcacgttaacggcgcatgtggtgcctggtatctaccagacgaaatagctacgcggatttctgtggctcattacactgccacttacatgtctgcgttgtgctctgatgctccgaaacccacgttagaggcaacataaacatcgctgaatgtcacgctagtaaacactaataacacgttacacagcaggtaacgttagcctaccgttagccacagtggtaactggattaaacacggctaaaatgctgactgctaaacagtgtagtgtgtctgtatttcactgtaggattccaacagcgggacgtccaacagtctgctgctaaagctatgagctaaaagacacaaactagcactggtcactgctgttgtctgaaaaacaacacagacgggacaaaacgttgcgtttactggtaaactggtaaacattgtgaccggcttatgatgaccgactgttacctgttgtggaattttcctcacgttactctgtcctctgtgactgtctacatctagaaactaagctgcgcggtgaaggcagggaacagctctgattggctcatggagacatgtgatcagacagtggtttatggagcgctagattggctttgcaaaaactgttctatgaagggaatgacccattttaaatatcgctcgatcacgcaaatttgatcgtgggaagccaaaatcgtgattaaaattcaattaattgtgcagccctagtatgaACCCCCCCAGACTTGTTGATTTCCATTCTATGGCTGCTTACCATGCCAGTGACATAGCTGATTGTGGAATTCCAACATGGCGGCGCccatgtaacaacaacaacactttcaATGTACCATTTTATCCCTTTTAACAAATTCAGCCATTTTAATCATTGTACCAACGAGAAGAAATAAAATGCATCTGTTATATCACCTTTACTCAAATTCcagttcagttcatctttaacgatgtgcaaattgacattatcgagtatttaaattacttagaaaaaaacacttcaaaacacgcattggaacgctacacattcactaatgtcaacaaagatggcagCGCGCGATTGTGCAGTGGCTACTAGCTCTCCTGTCCgagccacactgaactaatcaatataggactacgatacaacacagccgttacgagagccttccaggcggctcataacatcccggaggacatagccagaccgggcgctccgtggattgttgtcggcagctagcacgccgagctagctaccggcaggatcgagacaagaactccggcaagaccagaggcggaggactgtgcatttttgtgcataatGAATGGAGTACCGACCGCAGAATcgttgaatgaaaaatagagtATCCATCACTActgtaaagggaaaaaaaattccTACTTATCCCTTGCTGccactgggaaaaaaataaaataaattccctATCGACCCATGACCTCAACTGGCAACCAAgcctaacctgttaacatgggagccatgccacgcagccagtgtgtggcCAGCCTAATCTGTCTTTGTGGTCACTGTTACTTTGTTTTTCCACAGTCCACCTAAATTTAAGAGACAGTGGTATAAATCAACTTGTCACCACTCATTTATTATCGTATCATAGTATTTAACTTTATCTTAAActtttgaaaaacatttaattaatgGTCCTTGTaatcaaaatacaaaaaccaTTGTGCACATTTTTGAGTGTAAAGGTTTGCTGCAGTTTTACTACAGTTGTACCTTCACAGCCCTCTTTCACTTCCACATCTCTGTCACTGTCAACCACCAACCatcaaaataacaaataataacaATGTTGTTGTGAGTCTGGTATTGTCTATGAAACTATACGTGTAATTGTTAAGACTTGAGAGCCTATAGTAGGGATGTCACTAGACCCTGTACTTTGGTACCAACCATAAGACTGACATGTTCTCctgattacaaaaaaaaactgacactgAAAAAAGAGTGactcaaatgtttaaattaaggAATTAATGTTTAAGTATTActgttcattttttatttatttttttaacttttggtGGTATCGGAGAACTAGATTTTTGGTATCGTGACATTCCTAGCCTATAGTCATGTCaacttatttattatatttctaTGTTTTATGTAGCTCTTGCAGAGTTTCAAGATCATGGATTACAGTCTGTTGATGGGCATCCACAACATGGACCAGGCCAATCGAGAGCGTAGCGGGGTAAACCCGGGTGACAGTGGGGGGTCAGAAGGAGCAGTGACCCCAGATCAGCGCCGGCCACAAGCTCAGAAAAGTCTGTACTGTACAGCCATGGAGTCCATTCAAGGCGAGGCTCGAGGGAAGGGAGTTTTGGATTCAGAAGACCAGTGAGTCTTATTGCTTAGCTGACCACAAGCAGAGCTGAAACTGAACTAGTGTTTTGTCGTGCAAGTCTGTGACTGTGACATGACAATTAAATTATCTGTtgttgaccctgtggccttgtCCTTTCAGCATGGGCGGTATTCCATCTCGTAATACTAAAGGAGAGAGGTTGCTGATCTACATCGGCATCATTGACATTCTCCAGTCCTACAGGTTTGTTCAGAGCAGCCAAATCAGTTCCTCGTATAAACATTCATTCTGAATTCATGAGCAAGCTTCCCACCATCATAACCCATTTTTATGACTTCCAGTAACTAGTTTTATTATCTCTTATTATTTAGGTTTATTAAGAAGTTGGAGCACTCCTGGAAGGCCTTGGTCCATGATGGGGTAAGAGCCTACACACTACAGTACTATCTATCATTCATGGCTGTACGTTTTTATATACAATGTGGAACTGGAACAGTtagtcaattaatcgattagtcgatgaCAGAAAGAAAACCACAATTTTGATTATTGACCAATAACAAAACaagtttaattttaattaaaaaacttTAATGACATTACCTTGGGCTTCAAGAAATGAGACATTTTCACTAGTTTACttgattaattaaaataaatggcagATTAATTTGATAAGTGATAATGAATTGATAATTGTTAATCAAACAAAAAGTGGTAGGTACTTCTGTTTTGTAGGACAAATTTGATTGGATATAGACATACATATCTAATGGCTCTGTTTCTGTTTTACCACTTTAGGACACAGTTTCAGTTCACAGACCTGGATTCTATGCAGATCGTTTCCAACAATTCATGTGCAACACAGTGTTCAAGAAAATTCCACGTAAgtaatgcatttgtgtgtattttttaattGTACTGAACTGAAGTTAATAGCCTGATGCCTGATTTCTATTGACGACATACAAAATCCCAGGGGTAAAAAGTCTAAGTGCCCGTATTGATCATTTCCACTTTTATGTGCTCCATCTTCAGTAAAACCATCACCATCTAAGAAGAGTCGTGGTGGTGGTCCAGGAGGTCTGAGGAGGGCCCCCACCCTGGGAGGTCCCACCCCGCTCTCCCACGCAGCAGGACAGTCAGCCGTTGACTCCAGACTAGTCTACCACAGCCACTTTAAAAGCACAGATTCAGAGGCAGACGGTGGTAAGAACCCAGACGTCACAAGCAAAGTGATAAGAACGTTAAGTAGATCTTGTTATCATAGCTTTACTGAGATTGGAGATACTGCGGTTGACATTTGGTTTCTTAATGATACTTTGTTCCCAGGTGTTCAGTTGGGCAGACCAGATCTTGTTCCGAGGACCCCTCCGCTTGGAGAAAACTCTGCTGACTATGAGGCCAACCTGTCCACCTCGTCACTAGGCAGCACAGGAGTCGCCTCCACCTCGCCTCCCCTACGGTAAAGCATCTCCAAGATGTCAATAACCTTCATTCTTCCACCTCAACTTTTGACactctttttcattttcttttgctcTGACTTTTCTCCATAGATCTGTAGGGGTGGAAGTTCACAAATCGGCAAACACAGACCTTGACCATCACAGGTACAGGAGGTGATAGGTCATAAAATTACTCAGACTGAAAATTAGATGCATTCTTTTCTTGCGTGTTAGTCGTTTAAATTAACCGCCTTTTCTCTGTTCCAGTTTGGGGGAAGAAGGGGCAGTTGATAATTCAGGCAACCTGTCTGGAAACGAAGAAGTCATTTCACTCTCAGACATAATCCCTGAGACCAACATCTGCTTTGTAAGTCTAAAAGATGGAACAATACAGCTGTAATTAAAGCTGTAATTATATATAGTGTTATTGTTGCAGCAACCAGTATTAGTTGTACATTACTTGTATTCTTGTATTGACATTAGTTTCATcttcacagtaaaaaaaacagacatctgAGGACTAGGCGTTTCTGGATGAGGTGAAGTGGGCGGAAGTAACAATAAAGAGAGTGAAACGCCCATCCACCACGGACCATCCATTGCACCTCTGTTGTTTTCTCACACATAGAGTTTATACAGGGATCGCTGGATCAAGCATCGAGGTGCAGTGGAGGTTGTGACAGTGAAGAAAGCAGTGATGGGAAGATCAAGAAGAAGTCGGTGCGTGGTAGGCTTCAGCGTTCCCAGCCATCGACATCCCAAAGCCCAATTGTCTTTAAtacacacctggaaaaatccttATTACCCTGAATTGGCAGCTCTGTAATAGCTCTGGCAGCATTACATTGATAAAACAAAGACGTTCCCAACATGAAGGATGCTTCGATGACTTAATGAACAATAATTAGTTGTATATTGTGAATGTCCATGCCCCAGTCACCAGTGGATGGTAAAGGCAGTCAAATTATCCGTGAAGTCATCTTGTCCACTTTTCGCAGCATGAAGCAATTGTGAGATGGCACAGACAGCATTTCAGCAGGAACGCACACACTTCACGCACATGAAGGGCATAGCCTGCATTTGTAGGAGTGAATATTTGTCTCTGTGTTCATGCAGAAGTCTAAGTGGTTTCACATTTCCGTGATTCACACTCAAGTGTTGCCGTTTCCCACCCATCCATTTCCCCCTCAGCACTCCTCATGAGCAGGGGCACTCTGAGCTTTCAAAGGTCCTTGTTTGAATCAGCACTTGCTGCTGTTGACTCTGCAATCatgtatgcatttctttttacTGATTGtggatgtacagtatttgtttgACGTCAGATTTTGAAACAGCAGAGAGATGGGTTGAACCAGACTTAACAGCAATTTTGATTTCACGTTTTGTTACCCTGTTGGAAGCCACGGTGGTGCTGCAAAGGTCCAGCTAGATCTTGCCACTGCTGAATGTACTTTACAATGTTTTTCTTATCTAGAACGTGTCTTATTAACATGGCAGACCACATTTGTACAACCCTTACAAACCTCCCACCCTGTTGAAGACCATATGTGCTATAAATGAATACAGAAAGGAAGAGCTGTCGACAGCATTGCTGACCAGTAGATGCTGTTAAATGAAGTCATGGTATTA
The DNA window shown above is from Perca fluviatilis chromosome 7, GENO_Pfluv_1.0, whole genome shotgun sequence and carries:
- the LOC120561789 gene encoding phosphatidylinositol 4-phosphate 5-kinase type-1 alpha-like isoform X1, with amino-acid sequence MYYSQTETETVPLQSTGGAVVLLLRHEHQNSTVDAVCDENSQIVMATAGTADSGSTAPTGTSGIRKMAPSEMPGSSGTTQSMKKTIGHRGVETTTGETTYKKTTSSALKGAIQLGITHTVGSLSQKAERDVLMQDFVVVESIFFPSEGSNLTPAHHYSDFRFKTYAPIAFRYFRELFGIRPDDYLYSLCNEPLIELSNPGASGSLFYVSSDDEFIIKTVQHKEAEFLQKLLPGYFMNINQNKRTLLPKFYGLYCVQAGGKNIRIVVMNNLLPRIIPMHLKYDLKGSTYKRRASPKEREKAVPIHKDLDFIQDLPDGLLLEADNYNALCKTIQRDCLLLQSFKIMDYSLLMGIHNMDQANRERSGVNPGDSGGSEGAVTPDQRRPQAQKSLYCTAMESIQGEARGKGVLDSEDHMGGIPSRNTKGERLLIYIGIIDILQSYRFIKKLEHSWKALVHDGDTVSVHRPGFYADRFQQFMCNTVFKKIPLKPSPSKKSRGGGPGGLRRAPTLGGPTPLSHAAGQSAVDSRLVYHSHFKSTDSEADGGVQLGRPDLVPRTPPLGENSADYEANLSTSSLGSTGVASTSPPLRSVGVEVHKSANTDLDHHRYRSLGEEGAVDNSGNLSGNEEVISLSDIIPETNICF
- the LOC120561789 gene encoding phosphatidylinositol 4-phosphate 5-kinase type-1 alpha-like isoform X2, coding for MYYSQTETETVPLQSTGGAVVLLLRHEHQNSTVDAVCDENSQIVMATAGTADSGSTAPTGTSGIRKMAPSEMPGSSGTTQSMKKTIGHRGVETTTGETTYKKTTSSALKGAIQLGITHTVGSLSQKAERDVLMQDFVVVESIFFPSEGSNLTPAHHYSDFRFKTYAPIAFRYFRELFGIRPDDYLYSLCNEPLIELSNPGASGSLFYVSSDDEFIIKTVQHKEAEFLQKLLPGYFMNINQNKRTLLPKFYGLYCVQAGGKNIRIVVMNNLLPRIIPMHLKYDLKGSTYKRRASPKEREKAVPIHKDLDFIQDLPDGLLLEADNYNALCKTIQRDCLLLQSFKIMDYSLLMGIHNMDQANRERSGVNPGDSGGSEGAVTPDQRRPQAQKSLYCTAMESIQGEARGKGVLDSEDHMGGIPSRNTKGERLLIYIGIIDILQSYRFIKKLEHSWKALVHDGDTVSVHRPGFYADRFQQFMCNTVFKKIPLKPSPSKKSRGGGPGGLRRAPTLGGPTPLSHAAGQSAVDSRLVYHSHFKSTDSEADGGVQLGRPDLVPRTPPLGENSADYEANLSTSSLGSTGVASTSPPLRSVGVEVHKSANTDLDHHSLGEEGAVDNSGNLSGNEEVISLSDIIPETNICF
- the LOC120561789 gene encoding phosphatidylinositol 4-phosphate 5-kinase type-1 alpha-like isoform X3, whose translation is MAPSEMPGSSGTTQSMKKTIGHRGVETTTGETTYKKTTSSALKGAIQLGITHTVGSLSQKAERDVLMQDFVVVESIFFPSEGSNLTPAHHYSDFRFKTYAPIAFRYFRELFGIRPDDYLYSLCNEPLIELSNPGASGSLFYVSSDDEFIIKTVQHKEAEFLQKLLPGYFMNINQNKRTLLPKFYGLYCVQAGGKNIRIVVMNNLLPRIIPMHLKYDLKGSTYKRRASPKEREKAVPIHKDLDFIQDLPDGLLLEADNYNALCKTIQRDCLLLQSFKIMDYSLLMGIHNMDQANRERSGVNPGDSGGSEGAVTPDQRRPQAQKSLYCTAMESIQGEARGKGVLDSEDHMGGIPSRNTKGERLLIYIGIIDILQSYRFIKKLEHSWKALVHDGDTVSVHRPGFYADRFQQFMCNTVFKKIPLKPSPSKKSRGGGPGGLRRAPTLGGPTPLSHAAGQSAVDSRLVYHSHFKSTDSEADGGVQLGRPDLVPRTPPLGENSADYEANLSTSSLGSTGVASTSPPLRSVGVEVHKSANTDLDHHRYRSLGEEGAVDNSGNLSGNEEVISLSDIIPETNICF